In one Bosea sp. RAC05 genomic region, the following are encoded:
- a CDS encoding hydratase produces the protein MNVGLYGPGVRRWTMTERGRRHVSAATDHFAIGPSALQWDGRTLTIAIDEIGTPLPRRVRGTVRVTPQAITDHVVTLNPEGHHRWWPIAPLASVEVALSEPDLCWSGPGYLDMNQGDAPLADGFRSWHWSRAPTPDGAAVLYGGTRRDGSSFDLAWRFDGGGQASAIQPGPTAPLPKSGWRIARETRSDRGRPAALVETLEDTPFYARSVVRTSLGGESVTAMHESLSLDRFASPVVQAMLPFRMPRRS, from the coding sequence TTGAACGTCGGCCTCTACGGCCCCGGTGTGCGGCGCTGGACGATGACCGAGCGCGGGCGGCGGCATGTCTCAGCCGCGACGGATCATTTCGCGATCGGGCCCAGTGCGCTGCAATGGGACGGACGAACCCTGACGATCGCGATCGACGAGATCGGCACGCCCCTGCCGCGCCGGGTGCGCGGGACGGTTCGCGTCACGCCGCAGGCGATCACCGACCATGTCGTGACATTGAACCCCGAGGGCCATCACCGCTGGTGGCCGATCGCGCCGCTGGCCAGCGTCGAGGTCGCGCTGAGCGAGCCCGATCTGTGCTGGAGCGGCCCGGGCTATCTCGACATGAACCAGGGCGATGCGCCGCTCGCCGACGGCTTTCGCTCCTGGCATTGGTCGCGCGCGCCGACGCCCGACGGCGCGGCCGTGCTCTATGGCGGCACGCGCCGCGACGGCTCGAGCTTCGATCTCGCCTGGCGCTTCGACGGCGGCGGCCAGGCGAGCGCCATCCAGCCGGGCCCGACCGCCCCCCTGCCGAAAAGCGGCTGGCGCATCGCGCGCGAGACCCGCAGCGATCGCGGCCGGCCGGCCGCGCTGGTCGAGACGCTGGAGGACACGCCCTTCTATGCGCGCTCCGTGGTGCGGACCTCGCTCGGCGGCGAAAGCGTCACGGCCATGCATGAGAGCCTGTCGCTCGACCGCTTCGCCAGCCCGGTCGTCCAGGCGATGCTGCCCTTCAGGATGCCGCGGCGGAGCTAG
- a CDS encoding phytoene/squalene synthase family protein, with the protein MRQNGSDLRSPAPMSADLAACDAILRVGSKSFRAAALLLPRETRRAATALYAFCRLADDAIDEGPGDAATIALLEQRVIAAHVGRPHEHPVDRAFSETVLGFGLPPEVTLALIEGLAWDAQGRRYETFDDLCGYGARVAGSVGVMMATLMERRAPEVLARAADLGVAMQLSNIARDVGADAAMGRVYLPLSWLREAGIDPDAFLANPRFSPALGGVVARLLAEADRLYARADAGIEALPASCRSGIRAARSIYAEIGREVARRGHDGVSQRAVVPAWRKLGLLARALAGGSGDDGHLGLPALPATAYLVTAVTRMSQGPRMPLRAAPVPWWDPIGRTTAVIEMFERLGRVERSAVRGP; encoded by the coding sequence ATGCGACAGAACGGGTCTGATCTGCGTTCCCCTGCGCCGATGTCGGCGGATCTGGCGGCCTGCGATGCGATCCTGCGCGTCGGCTCCAAATCCTTTCGGGCCGCGGCGCTGCTGCTGCCGCGCGAGACGCGCCGGGCGGCCACCGCGCTCTACGCCTTCTGCCGGCTCGCCGACGATGCGATCGACGAGGGGCCGGGCGATGCCGCGACGATCGCGCTGCTGGAACAGCGCGTCATCGCCGCCCATGTCGGCCGGCCGCATGAGCACCCCGTCGACCGCGCCTTTTCGGAGACCGTGCTTGGCTTCGGCCTGCCTCCGGAGGTGACGCTGGCGCTGATCGAGGGGCTGGCCTGGGATGCCCAGGGGCGGCGGTACGAAACGTTCGACGACCTCTGCGGCTATGGCGCGCGCGTGGCGGGTTCCGTCGGCGTGATGATGGCGACGCTGATGGAGAGGCGCGCGCCGGAGGTGCTGGCGCGGGCGGCCGATCTCGGCGTGGCCATGCAGCTCAGCAACATCGCCCGCGATGTCGGGGCGGATGCGGCGATGGGGCGGGTCTATCTGCCGCTGTCCTGGCTGCGCGAGGCCGGCATCGACCCCGACGCGTTTCTGGCCAACCCGCGCTTCTCTCCGGCCCTGGGCGGCGTCGTGGCGCGGCTGCTGGCCGAGGCCGACAGGCTCTATGCCCGGGCCGACGCCGGGATCGAGGCTCTCCCCGCCTCGTGCCGGTCGGGGATCCGCGCGGCGCGCTCGATCTATGCCGAGATCGGCCGGGAGGTCGCGCGGCGCGGGCATGATGGTGTGTCGCAGCGGGCCGTGGTGCCGGCCTGGCGCAAGCTCGGGCTCCTCGCCCGCGCGCTGGCGGGGGGCAGCGGCGATGACGGACATCTCGGCCTGCCGGCCCTGCCGGCCACGGCCTATCTGGTCACGGCCGTGACCAGGATGTCGCAGGGACCCCGCATGCCCTTGCGGGCGGCGCCCGTGCCATGGTGGGATCCGATCGGACGCACCACGGCGGTGATCGAGATGTTCGAGCGCCTCGGCCGGGTCGAGCGTTCCGCCGTCAGGGGTCCGTGA
- a CDS encoding phytoene desaturase, with protein MLTELHPPSLGSGTRAPAPDRRPHAVVIGSGFGGLAAAIRLGARGYRVTVLEALDQPGGRARVFRQDGFTFDAGPTIVTAPFLFEELWALCGRRMEDDVRLTSLDPFYRLVFDDGSTLDCCGDEEAMQARIAAFAPDDLSGYRAILKDAEAIYRVAFEKLAHVPFSTLSAMLKAMPAMAWLRADRSVHGFASRHVRDERLRTALSFHPLFIGGNPFSATAMYALVLHLERKFGVHFVHGGTGALVQGLVRLLEGQGATLRYGAKVAEITVAKGAATGVRLSDGEAIAADIVVSNADATYTYGTLLKAQPRRRWSDAKLQRARYSMSVVVWYFGTRRRYDDIEHHTILFGPRYRGLIDDIFERKVLAEDFSLYLHRPTATDPGLAPEGCDAFYALVPVPNLQGDTDWATQAEPFRARIQERLEATLLPGLSETLVTSRLMTPPDFRDDLLSAHGAAFGMEPRLLQSAWFRPHNLSEELDRLYLVGAGTHPGAGLPGVLSSAKILDMVVPHATERV; from the coding sequence ATGCTGACCGAACTGCACCCGCCGAGCCTGGGTTCGGGGACGCGCGCGCCGGCCCCCGACCGCCGGCCGCATGCGGTGGTGATCGGCTCGGGCTTCGGCGGGCTCGCCGCCGCGATCCGGCTGGGCGCGCGGGGCTATCGCGTCACGGTGCTGGAGGCGCTCGATCAGCCCGGCGGGCGGGCGCGCGTCTTCCGGCAGGACGGCTTCACCTTCGATGCCGGGCCGACGATCGTCACCGCGCCGTTCCTGTTCGAGGAGCTCTGGGCGCTGTGCGGGCGGCGGATGGAGGACGATGTCAGGCTGACCTCGCTCGACCCGTTCTACCGTCTGGTCTTCGACGATGGCTCCACCCTCGATTGCTGTGGCGACGAGGAGGCGATGCAGGCCCGGATCGCGGCTTTCGCGCCGGACGATCTGAGCGGCTACCGCGCCATCCTGAAGGACGCCGAGGCGATCTACCGGGTCGCGTTCGAAAAGCTCGCCCATGTGCCCTTCAGCACGCTTTCCGCCATGCTCAAGGCCATGCCGGCGATGGCCTGGCTGCGGGCCGACCGCAGTGTCCATGGCTTCGCGTCTCGCCATGTCCGCGACGAGCGGCTGCGGACGGCGCTGAGCTTCCACCCGCTGTTCATCGGCGGCAATCCGTTTTCAGCCACCGCCATGTACGCCCTCGTGCTTCATCTGGAGCGCAAGTTCGGCGTGCATTTCGTCCATGGCGGCACGGGCGCGCTGGTGCAGGGTCTCGTGCGCCTGCTCGAAGGGCAGGGCGCGACGTTGCGCTACGGCGCGAAGGTCGCGGAGATCACCGTGGCAAAGGGAGCGGCCACCGGCGTGAGGCTCTCGGACGGCGAAGCCATCGCCGCCGACATCGTCGTGTCCAATGCCGATGCCACCTACACCTACGGCACCTTGCTGAAGGCGCAGCCGCGCCGGCGCTGGAGCGACGCCAAGCTCCAGCGGGCGCGCTATTCGATGAGCGTCGTGGTCTGGTATTTCGGCACGCGCCGTCGCTATGACGACATCGAGCACCACACGATCCTGTTCGGGCCGCGCTACCGCGGGCTCATCGACGACATCTTCGAACGCAAGGTTCTGGCGGAGGATTTCAGCCTCTACCTGCACCGCCCGACCGCGACCGATCCCGGGCTCGCACCGGAGGGCTGCGATGCGTTCTACGCGCTCGTGCCGGTGCCCAACCTCCAGGGCGACACCGACTGGGCGACGCAGGCCGAGCCGTTCCGGGCTCGCATCCAGGAGCGGCTCGAGGCGACGTTGCTGCCGGGCCTGAGCGAGACGCTCGTCACCTCCCGGCTGATGACGCCGCCCGATTTCCGCGATGATCTGCTCTCCGCCCATGGTGCGGCCTTCGGGATGGAGCCGCGGCTGCTGCAAAGCGCCTGGTTCCGGCCGCACAATCTCAGCGAAGAGCTCGACCGGCTCTATCTCGTCGGTGCGGGCACGCATCCCGGCGCCGGCCTGCCCGGCGTCCTGTCTTCGGCCAAAATTCTCGATATGGTGGTGCCTCATGCGACAGAACGGGTCTGA